One window of Nostoc sp. C052 genomic DNA carries:
- the ybeY gene encoding rRNA maturation RNase YbeY, protein MRVELYVEEYFYELSPTTSVKIEDTHARITPETWENWFNHWLEILHPQIPPAPSYEIGLRLTDDSQIQELNAQYRQQNKPTDVLAFAALEVDFPQSKEMLASVPLYLGDIIVSVDTAQRQAQQQEHSLPTELAWLAAHGLLHLLGWDHPDEESLERMLEQQVKLLKGIGIAIDIE, encoded by the coding sequence CTGAGAGTTGAATTATATGTAGAAGAGTATTTTTATGAGTTGTCCCCGACAACATCTGTAAAGATTGAGGACACTCATGCCCGAATTACTCCTGAAACTTGGGAAAACTGGTTTAATCACTGGTTAGAAATACTTCACCCTCAAATCCCACCAGCGCCAAGTTATGAAATCGGGTTGCGTTTGACAGATGACTCGCAAATTCAAGAACTAAATGCCCAGTATCGTCAGCAAAATAAACCGACAGACGTTTTAGCATTTGCTGCTTTGGAGGTGGATTTTCCTCAAAGCAAAGAAATGCTTGCCTCTGTACCATTATATTTAGGTGACATTATCGTATCTGTAGATACAGCACAACGACAAGCCCAACAACAGGAACATAGCTTACCAACTGAGCTAGCCTGGTTAGCTGCTCATGGTTTATTACACTTATTAGGCTGGGATCATCCTGATGAAGAAAGTTTGGAGCGAATGTTAGAACAGCAAGTAAAATTGCTGAAGGGAATAGGTATTGCTATTGACATAGAATAG
- a CDS encoding diacylglycerol kinase family protein: MSQKISSSPTPTSLQTLVSNEREFSWKVASNLFVSFKYAWAGISYSFQTQRNFRIHISVCAMAIALSVFLHLQAVEIAVIGITSGLVLALELLNTAIESVVDLTVKQTYHDLAKIAKDCAAGAVLVSALVAMLVASILLLPPLVKLIISAL, encoded by the coding sequence ATGTCCCAAAAAATTTCTTCATCACCAACGCCCACCTCGTTACAAACACTGGTGTCTAACGAACGGGAATTTTCCTGGAAAGTAGCCTCTAATTTATTTGTTAGTTTTAAATATGCCTGGGCTGGAATCAGCTATAGTTTTCAGACTCAACGTAATTTTCGCATCCACATCAGCGTTTGTGCAATGGCGATCGCATTAAGCGTATTTTTGCATCTGCAAGCGGTAGAAATAGCGGTAATTGGGATAACTAGTGGTCTAGTTTTGGCATTAGAGTTACTAAATACAGCGATCGAGTCCGTTGTGGACTTAACCGTTAAGCAGACATACCATGATTTGGCAAAAATCGCTAAAGATTGTGCTGCTGGTGCAGTGCTTGTCTCTGCTTTGGTAGCGATGCTAGTAGCTAGCATCCTATTACTCCCACCTCTCGTAAAGTTAATTATATCGGCTTTGTAG
- a CDS encoding aminodeoxychorismate/anthranilate synthase component II: protein MIIVIDNYDSFTYNLVQYLGELAAEFPVADDIKVFRNDKISIDEIRALKPQAIVISPGPGRPEDAGISLELIEQLGQELPILGVCLGHQSIGQVFGGKIIPAPELMHGKTSQVSHTGVGVFRGLENPLTATRYHSLVIERETCPDVLEITAWVEDNTIMGVRHRNYPHIQGVQFHPESVLTSSGKQLLRNFLEQL, encoded by the coding sequence TTGATTATAGTTATCGACAATTACGACAGTTTTACATATAACTTAGTGCAGTACTTGGGAGAATTGGCAGCAGAATTCCCAGTGGCAGATGATATTAAAGTTTTTCGTAACGACAAAATATCCATAGATGAGATTCGGGCATTAAAACCGCAAGCCATAGTTATTTCTCCTGGGCCCGGTCGCCCAGAAGATGCTGGCATTTCTTTAGAATTGATTGAACAGCTAGGACAAGAGTTACCTATTTTGGGTGTTTGTTTGGGACATCAAAGTATTGGTCAAGTGTTCGGTGGTAAAATAATTCCGGCTCCAGAGTTGATGCATGGCAAAACCTCTCAGGTGTCTCACACTGGGGTGGGGGTTTTCCGGGGATTAGAAAATCCTCTAACTGCCACCAGGTATCATAGTTTGGTAATCGAACGTGAGACTTGCCCAGATGTGTTAGAAATCACCGCTTGGGTTGAAGATAACACCATTATGGGAGTGCGACACCGGAACTATCCTCACATTCAGGGCGTCCAGTTTCACCCAGAGAGTGTCCTGACATCTTCAGGAAAACAGTTATTGCGAAATTTTCTGGAACAGTTATAG
- a CDS encoding MBL fold metallo-hydrolase → MKRRQLMGYAGAGLVTALLTTLGSESQADAQSSGLSVQWLGHTCFLFTGGGAKILVNPFRTVGCTAKYRPPKVAADLVLISSQLLDEGAVDILPGNAKLIYEPGVYEFKGIKFQGIAIDHDRKGGKQFGSNTAWSWKQGGINIVHLGGAAAPISIEQKILMGRPDVAFIPVGGSAKAYNAEEAKQAVQVLNPKLVIPTHYRTQAADAAKCDISPLDNFLTLMQGTPVRRSNGDSISISPGKLPEKGEIQVLSYKF, encoded by the coding sequence ATGAAACGACGACAGTTGATGGGCTATGCTGGGGCGGGGTTGGTAACAGCTTTGCTTACTACCTTGGGTTCTGAATCTCAAGCTGACGCACAATCTAGCGGTTTATCAGTCCAGTGGTTGGGTCATACTTGTTTTCTTTTTACTGGTGGTGGTGCGAAAATTCTCGTCAATCCATTTCGGACAGTCGGCTGTACTGCTAAGTATCGTCCACCAAAAGTTGCAGCAGATTTGGTACTGATTAGCAGTCAACTGCTGGATGAAGGGGCTGTGGACATACTACCGGGAAACGCAAAACTCATCTACGAACCAGGAGTTTACGAGTTTAAAGGCATTAAATTCCAAGGAATTGCCATAGACCACGATCGCAAAGGTGGTAAGCAGTTTGGCTCAAATACCGCTTGGAGTTGGAAGCAAGGCGGAATTAATATCGTACATTTAGGCGGAGCCGCTGCACCCATTTCTATTGAGCAAAAAATACTTATGGGGCGTCCCGATGTAGCATTTATTCCAGTGGGAGGCAGTGCAAAAGCCTACAATGCTGAAGAAGCAAAGCAGGCTGTGCAAGTATTAAATCCCAAGTTGGTGATTCCGACTCATTACCGGACACAAGCTGCTGATGCTGCTAAGTGCGATATTTCGCCACTGGATAATTTTCTCACCTTGATGCAAGGTACGCCAGTGCGGCGTAGCAATGGAGATAGTATTTCCATTAGCCCTGGTAAATTGCCGGAAAAGGGAGAAATTCAGGTTTTAAGTTACAAATTTTAA
- a CDS encoding VCBS repeat-containing protein, whose amino-acid sequence MPENQNYSPSSLNTSALGLASFQKSNTLTTSLDDSLSTLGTWSKSSSQELQTGVVNQSVTNSANPNPNPYLTSAAITPDFNGDGKTDKVWVDSTTGEIIIRLMDGTKVVEQGSLGKFDLSAYDYKIADFNNDGKTDFLLRNKTTGENSIVLMDGTKVATAASLTAVDPAWTPQIGDFNGDRKTDIFWHNATTGENAIWEMDGTTVLSATVLDKTDPALTPTIVDFDGNGKSDIFWRNPTTGDNSAWFMDGTQKTEFALQSQDAAWTFSVGDFNGDLSTDLLWRNTQTGENKIWTMRGILVTEGALGTLDSAWTSKIGDFNGDGKTDIFWHNGTTGENTAWLMDGTTVATQAFLPTNNAALTPSLGDFNGDGKTDIYWRDQTAGTDNIWTINETTAVETPISDADKLGPQWYTF is encoded by the coding sequence ATGCCTGAAAATCAAAATTACTCACCCTCATCTTTGAATACATCTGCATTAGGATTAGCCTCTTTTCAAAAATCAAATACTTTAACGACTTCTCTTGATGATTCACTTTCTACTTTGGGAACTTGGAGTAAGAGTTCCTCACAAGAACTACAAACTGGAGTGGTGAATCAGTCTGTCACCAACTCAGCAAATCCTAATCCTAATCCTTACCTAACTAGTGCAGCGATTACTCCTGACTTTAATGGTGATGGTAAAACAGACAAAGTTTGGGTCGATTCTACAACCGGTGAGATTATTATTCGGTTGATGGATGGGACAAAAGTTGTTGAACAGGGTTCTTTAGGTAAATTCGACTTATCGGCCTATGATTACAAAATTGCCGATTTCAACAATGATGGTAAAACCGATTTCTTATTACGCAATAAGACAACCGGCGAGAATAGTATTGTGTTGATGGATGGAACCAAAGTTGCGACTGCGGCTTCTCTAACTGCCGTTGACCCAGCCTGGACTCCTCAGATTGGGGATTTCAATGGCGATCGCAAAACCGATATCTTCTGGCATAATGCTACAACTGGTGAGAACGCCATTTGGGAGATGGATGGCACCACTGTTCTGAGTGCAACTGTTTTAGATAAAACAGACCCAGCACTAACTCCTACCATTGTTGATTTCGATGGCAATGGTAAGAGTGATATCTTCTGGCGCAATCCAACAACCGGCGATAACAGCGCTTGGTTTATGGATGGTACACAAAAAACTGAATTTGCCCTGCAATCTCAAGATGCAGCCTGGACTTTTAGCGTTGGCGATTTCAACGGCGATTTAAGCACTGACCTGCTGTGGAGAAACACTCAAACAGGTGAGAACAAGATTTGGACAATGAGAGGCATCTTAGTCACAGAAGGCGCTCTAGGGACACTTGACTCAGCCTGGACTTCCAAAATTGGTGATTTCAACGGTGATGGTAAGACCGATATTTTCTGGCACAATGGAACCACTGGTGAGAACACCGCTTGGTTGATGGATGGCACAACAGTTGCAACTCAAGCTTTCCTACCTACTAATAACGCAGCCTTGACCCCATCTCTTGGTGACTTCAACGGCGATGGTAAGACCGATATCTACTGGCGCGATCAGACAGCAGGTACAGACAACATTTGGACTATTAATGAGACAACAGCAGTTGAGACTCCCATCAGCGACGCAGATAAGCTTGGCCCACAGTGGTATACGTTCTAA
- a CDS encoding NUDIX domain-containing protein encodes MSTQPTTKKAIAYITKNDQLMVFTHTDFPEAGVQVPAGTVEDNEEPSEAVLREIYEESGVKGVRVLELLGIYQYNMAPDRDEIQERYVYHLELTQSTPSTWQHWEIHSSTSKNPIAFDFYWVKLDGSDLSLAGGQGYFLSKLAHKIKNTENAANT; translated from the coding sequence ATGTCTACTCAACCTACAACAAAAAAAGCGATCGCTTATATTACCAAAAACGATCAATTAATGGTGTTTACACATACTGATTTTCCTGAAGCTGGTGTGCAAGTACCTGCTGGTACAGTTGAAGACAATGAAGAGCCATCTGAAGCTGTGCTGCGAGAAATTTATGAAGAATCTGGTGTTAAGGGAGTTCGTGTTCTTGAGTTATTGGGTATTTATCAATACAACATGGCTCCTGATCGTGATGAGATTCAAGAACGTTATGTTTACCACCTCGAATTAACTCAGTCTACACCATCTACTTGGCAGCATTGGGAAATACATTCAAGTACTAGTAAAAACCCTATAGCTTTTGATTTTTATTGGGTTAAACTGGATGGCTCAGATTTAAGTCTAGCTGGTGGACAAGGTTATTTTTTATCTAAACTTGCTCACAAGATAAAAAATACTGAAAATGCAGCCAATACTTGA
- a CDS encoding aminopeptidase P N-terminal domain-containing protein has protein sequence MQAEYRQRREQLMAKIGDGTAIFRSAPMAVMHNDVEYVYRQDSDFFYLTGFNEPQAVAVLAPHHSEHRFVLFVQAKDREKEVWTGYLCGVDAAKEIYGADEAYPISELDEKLPQYLEKASRIYYHLGRDRNFNDQIIRHYQSLLRTYPKRGTGPIAIEDTGPVLNSMRLIKSEAEVELMRQAAAIATEAHNYAQEIAAPGRYEYEIQAEMERIFRVRGGLGPAYPSIVASGVNACVLHYIENNRQMQDGELLLIDAGCAYDYYNSDITRTFPVGGKFTPEQKTLYEIVLEAQKQAIAQIKPGNPFKLVHDTAVRVLTEGLVELGILKGEIDKLIEEEKYKPYYMHRTSHWLGLDVHDVGVYQHGEDKPQILQPGQILTVEPGIYIVPDTKLAEDQPETDPRWVGIGIRIEDDVLVTSDGYEVLTAGVPKAVDEIER, from the coding sequence ATGCAAGCAGAATATCGGCAGCGTCGCGAGCAGTTAATGGCAAAAATTGGTGATGGTACAGCCATTTTTCGCAGTGCGCCTATGGCAGTAATGCACAACGATGTAGAGTATGTTTATCGCCAAGACAGTGATTTTTTCTACTTGACAGGTTTTAATGAACCACAGGCAGTAGCAGTTTTAGCGCCGCATCATTCAGAACATCGGTTTGTGCTTTTTGTCCAAGCAAAGGATCGCGAAAAGGAAGTATGGACTGGCTATCTTTGTGGGGTAGATGCAGCGAAGGAAATTTATGGTGCTGATGAAGCGTACCCCATTAGTGAATTAGATGAAAAGCTACCGCAGTATTTAGAAAAAGCTAGCCGGATTTACTATCATTTAGGACGCGATCGCAATTTTAATGACCAAATCATCAGACATTACCAAAGTTTATTGCGGACTTATCCGAAGCGCGGTACTGGGCCAATCGCTATTGAAGATACTGGCCCAGTCCTCAATAGTATGAGATTGATCAAAAGCGAAGCTGAAGTGGAATTGATGCGTCAAGCAGCAGCGATCGCTACAGAAGCACACAATTACGCCCAAGAAATCGCCGCACCTGGACGTTATGAATATGAAATACAGGCGGAGATGGAACGCATCTTTCGAGTCCGGGGTGGCTTAGGGCCAGCTTATCCTTCCATTGTGGCTTCTGGTGTGAATGCTTGCGTACTACATTACATTGAGAATAATCGTCAAATGCAGGATGGAGAATTACTGCTAATTGATGCCGGTTGTGCTTACGATTATTACAACTCTGACATTACCCGAACATTTCCCGTGGGTGGTAAATTTACGCCAGAACAAAAGACGCTGTATGAGATTGTTTTGGAGGCGCAAAAACAAGCGATCGCTCAAATTAAACCAGGTAATCCCTTCAAATTAGTTCACGATACAGCAGTTCGCGTCCTCACGGAAGGTTTAGTTGAACTTGGCATTCTCAAAGGCGAAATTGATAAGTTAATTGAAGAAGAGAAATATAAGCCATATTATATGCACCGTACCAGTCATTGGTTAGGTTTGGATGTCCATGATGTAGGGGTTTACCAGCATGGTGAAGACAAACCGCAGATTTTGCAACCAGGTCAAATTTTGACGGTAGAACCGGGAATTTATATTGTGCCAGATACCAAACTAGCAGAAGACCAACCAGAGACCGATCCTCGATGGGTTGGTATTGGCATTCGGATTGAGGATGATGTGTTAGTTACATCTGATGGATATGAGGTATTAACTGCGGGGGTTCCTAAAGCAGTAGATGAGATAGAAAGATGA
- a CDS encoding HAMP domain-containing sensor histidine kinase produces the protein MDFSQLLAEKTDIILDKWILAVRKDRRIESADDLSYTSVKDHIPDVLKAMVTVLSKSQDNDIQSMVTASFQHGAIRAEQGFDPAEIAREYHLLRTVIFDALQGDLLEGTPVEIIRSIRLIDAIVDEAIARCFKSYVEERLRELKQLQLSLTLHNEELTRLISANQEYLSQLAHELKHPLTSIIGYSDLFLRQQRRKTEIKDNYTNLEHIERVLRNGRQLLHLINDVLELSRYEAGQIKIQLVPTDVRELIDNVCEMLEPLAAGKNLQIVVDCERAPEKPLTDSFQLQQIVTNLISNAIRYTESGTIIIMCQMLENQRWAIAVSDTGVGIAPENQAQIFEPYFRVSSSDRPYLPDSTGLGLAIVSRLVKLLRGEINLVSQVGVGSTFTVIFPLEFEF, from the coding sequence ATGGATTTTAGTCAACTACTGGCTGAAAAAACTGACATCATCCTTGATAAATGGATTTTAGCTGTTCGCAAGGATAGACGGATTGAAAGCGCTGATGACTTATCTTATACATCGGTAAAAGATCACATTCCTGATGTTTTGAAAGCGATGGTGACGGTGCTTTCAAAGTCTCAGGATAATGATATTCAGTCAATGGTTACTGCGAGTTTTCAGCATGGAGCGATTCGAGCCGAACAAGGCTTTGATCCAGCAGAAATTGCCAGAGAATATCATCTGCTACGGACAGTAATATTTGATGCTCTACAAGGAGATTTATTAGAGGGAACACCTGTAGAGATAATTCGTTCTATACGTTTAATTGATGCAATCGTAGATGAAGCGATCGCTCGATGTTTTAAAAGTTATGTTGAGGAACGCTTACGAGAATTAAAACAGTTGCAGTTATCACTAACTCTTCATAATGAGGAACTGACGCGGTTAATTAGCGCCAATCAAGAATATCTTTCCCAACTCGCCCACGAATTGAAACATCCTTTAACTTCCATTATTGGCTACTCGGATTTGTTTTTACGCCAACAACGACGCAAGACTGAAATAAAAGACAACTATACCAATTTAGAACATATTGAGCGGGTACTACGCAATGGTAGACAATTACTCCATCTAATCAATGATGTATTAGAACTTTCGCGCTATGAAGCAGGGCAGATAAAAATCCAATTAGTGCCTACCGATGTGCGTGAATTAATTGATAACGTGTGTGAAATGTTGGAACCTTTAGCTGCGGGGAAAAATTTACAAATCGTAGTAGATTGCGAACGCGCTCCTGAAAAACCATTAACAGACTCTTTTCAGTTGCAACAAATTGTCACAAATCTTATTAGTAATGCGATTCGTTATACAGAGTCGGGGACTATTATTATTATGTGTCAGATGTTGGAGAATCAAAGATGGGCGATCGCGGTTTCTGACACTGGAGTTGGCATTGCCCCCGAAAACCAAGCCCAAATATTTGAACCCTATTTTCGCGTCAGTTCTAGCGATCGCCCCTATCTTCCTGATAGTACAGGATTGGGATTAGCGATTGTCTCGCGGTTAGTAAAACTATTGCGGGGTGAAATTAACCTAGTGTCACAGGTAGGCGTTGGTTCTACTTTCACCGTCATTTTTCCCTTAGAGTTTGAGTTTTAA
- the ntrB gene encoding nitrate ABC transporter permease, whose amino-acid sequence MIFQLNLAAIAAIAAQATWKKTKPVILKDVFILPVLGFLGIIVLWWIVALANHELMPTPPEALIANLDYILNPFYQRGPGNLGIGWLLIASLRRVLLGFLLGAVVAIPLGFLIGMSRPAMLALNPIIQIFKPVSPLAWLPIALAIFNLAEPSAIFVIFITSLWPTIINTALGVSSVPQDYLDVARVLEMPRWRRITKIIWPASLPYIFTGLRISLGIAWLVIVAVEMLTGGIGIGFFVWDEWSRLNLSSVFLAVFVIGLTGLILDYAVGKIQELVTHRPTTSN is encoded by the coding sequence ATGATATTTCAACTAAATTTAGCAGCGATCGCCGCGATCGCAGCGCAAGCCACTTGGAAAAAGACAAAACCTGTCATCCTTAAAGATGTCTTCATTCTACCTGTATTGGGCTTCTTGGGAATAATTGTGTTGTGGTGGATTGTTGCACTTGCCAACCATGAATTAATGCCCACTCCACCAGAAGCGCTAATCGCGAATCTAGACTACATCTTAAATCCCTTCTATCAAAGAGGCCCAGGTAACTTAGGAATTGGTTGGCTGTTGATAGCAAGTCTGCGTCGGGTATTACTAGGCTTTTTGTTAGGTGCGGTAGTAGCGATTCCTCTAGGGTTTCTAATTGGTATGTCCAGACCGGCAATGCTAGCACTTAATCCGATCATTCAAATTTTTAAACCCGTATCGCCTCTGGCTTGGCTACCCATTGCCTTAGCCATTTTTAATTTAGCAGAACCTTCCGCCATTTTTGTCATCTTTATTACCTCCCTATGGCCGACAATTATTAATACCGCCTTAGGAGTTTCTAGCGTTCCCCAAGATTATTTAGATGTGGCGCGAGTGTTAGAAATGCCACGTTGGCGACGGATTACAAAAATCATTTGGCCTGCAAGTTTGCCATATATTTTTACAGGTTTGCGAATTAGTTTAGGCATAGCTTGGCTAGTAATCGTTGCCGTGGAAATGCTGACAGGTGGTATTGGTATCGGCTTTTTCGTCTGGGATGAGTGGAGTCGTTTAAACCTGAGTTCAGTGTTTTTAGCTGTGTTTGTAATTGGCTTAACTGGGTTAATTTTAGATTACGCTGTGGGCAAAATTCAAGAATTAGTCACCCATCGTCCTACAACTTCCAACTAA
- a CDS encoding ABC transporter substrate-binding protein gives MGDNNWTRRDFIKGIGATTTGIALSSCAISGDRSAKGLTEEALAVQPVVRSQDLEKADITVGYVPVNDCAPFAIAWKKGFFRKYGLNVTLNREASWATSRDGLIFGRLDASPVVSGAVTNARIGAEGARHAPLCAAMTIHRHGNAMTMNKAMWDFGLRPWYEYQQQYGDGALEAFGRDFRGYFDKQPPEGKVWAVVLSSAIYEYFVRYVSAAAGVDPLKEFRIIIVPPPQMVTNVRIGAMQAYMVAEPWNTRAITGNENIGFTFAQGKEVWVGHPDRLLGVMESFIDKYPKTYRSLVKAMIEACQYCSKVENRQEVAELLTERSFTGARPKKKDAPIAKFTSPGILGNYNYGGFDGKDRTIQAADTTIFFDIPDNIPQQPGEHSTFLWRSRSMWLMTQAARWGQIHKFPKNAEKLAEQGWRTDLYREIASEMGIKCPKDDYKVEPPEVFIDKKGFDPSDPVGYLNSFAIRANAPSRFFMS, from the coding sequence ATGGGTGATAATAACTGGACTCGACGAGACTTTATTAAAGGAATCGGAGCAACCACAACGGGAATAGCGCTATCTTCCTGTGCGATTTCAGGAGATAGATCCGCCAAAGGACTAACAGAAGAAGCCTTAGCTGTACAACCAGTAGTTAGATCCCAAGACTTAGAAAAAGCTGATATTACCGTTGGTTACGTTCCTGTTAATGATTGTGCGCCATTTGCGATCGCCTGGAAAAAAGGTTTCTTCCGCAAATATGGTTTGAACGTCACACTCAACCGCGAGGCCAGTTGGGCTACTTCCCGCGACGGTTTAATATTTGGTCGCCTGGATGCTTCGCCCGTCGTATCTGGTGCTGTCACCAATGCCAGAATTGGTGCCGAAGGCGCACGCCACGCCCCCTTGTGTGCAGCCATGACTATTCACCGCCACGGTAACGCCATGACGATGAACAAAGCTATGTGGGATTTTGGGCTGCGTCCGTGGTACGAGTATCAACAACAATATGGTGATGGCGCACTAGAAGCCTTTGGGCGCGATTTCCGAGGCTACTTTGACAAGCAGCCGCCAGAAGGCAAAGTCTGGGCGGTCGTTTTGAGTTCCGCCATTTACGAATACTTTGTCCGCTACGTATCCGCCGCCGCTGGTGTAGACCCTCTCAAAGAGTTTCGGATCATCATCGTTCCGCCTCCCCAAATGGTGACAAACGTGCGGATTGGTGCGATGCAAGCTTACATGGTTGCAGAACCCTGGAATACACGAGCAATTACAGGTAATGAAAACATCGGTTTTACCTTCGCCCAAGGTAAAGAAGTTTGGGTAGGACACCCAGATCGTTTATTGGGGGTGATGGAATCTTTTATTGACAAATATCCCAAAACTTATCGTTCCCTCGTCAAAGCGATGATTGAAGCTTGTCAATATTGCAGCAAAGTAGAAAACCGCCAAGAAGTAGCCGAACTGCTGACAGAACGTTCCTTTACAGGTGCTAGACCAAAAAAGAAAGATGCCCCAATCGCGAAATTTACAAGTCCGGGAATTCTCGGTAACTATAACTATGGCGGCTTTGACGGCAAAGATCGCACCATCCAAGCCGCTGACACCACGATTTTCTTTGATATCCCTGACAACATTCCCCAACAGCCAGGAGAACACTCAACATTTTTATGGAGATCCAGAAGTATGTGGTTGATGACACAAGCAGCGCGGTGGGGACAAATTCATAAATTCCCCAAAAATGCCGAGAAACTAGCCGAACAAGGTTGGAGAACAGATTTATATCGGGAGATAGCATCGGAAATGGGCATCAAATGTCCCAAGGATGATTACAAGGTTGAACCACCAGAAGTATTTATAGATAAGAAAGGCTTCGATCCTAGCGATCCGGTCGGCTATCTAAATAGTTTTGCCATCAGGGCTAACGCTCCCTCTCGTTTTTTCATGTCTTAA
- a CDS encoding ABC transporter ATP-binding protein: MEYTSLPINTQNQVLPRPGFLEIENLVKSYPTPDKDNFVVLDGVNLTIGEDEYISVIGHSGCGKSTLLKIVAGLEKATSGSVRLDGKEIRQPGAERMMVFQNYSLLPWLTVRENIRLAVDEVLKNANRAEKISIVNQHLAMVNLTAAADKYPNEISGGMKQRVGIARALAIRPKMLLMDEPFGALDALTRGKLQRQVLDIWENNRQAVMMITHDVDEAIYMSDRIVLMTNGPSASIGEILEVPFDHPRDRATMRNSKEYFELRNHALNFLDRYFAQDE; the protein is encoded by the coding sequence ATGGAATATACCTCATTACCTATTAATACTCAGAACCAAGTTCTGCCCCGCCCTGGATTTTTAGAAATTGAAAATTTAGTCAAGTCTTATCCGACACCTGATAAAGATAACTTTGTCGTTTTAGATGGAGTTAATCTGACTATTGGTGAAGATGAATATATTTCTGTAATTGGTCACTCAGGTTGTGGGAAATCAACTCTATTAAAGATAGTAGCTGGTTTAGAAAAAGCCACTTCCGGCTCAGTCAGGCTAGATGGCAAAGAAATTCGTCAGCCGGGAGCCGAAAGGATGATGGTATTTCAGAACTATTCGCTGTTACCTTGGTTAACAGTGAGAGAAAATATCCGTTTAGCCGTGGATGAAGTGTTAAAAAATGCTAATCGGGCTGAAAAAATTAGCATTGTAAATCAACACTTGGCAATGGTAAACTTGACGGCGGCGGCTGACAAATATCCCAATGAAATTTCTGGAGGTATGAAACAACGAGTAGGTATTGCCAGAGCCTTAGCAATTCGTCCCAAAATGTTACTAATGGATGAACCTTTTGGGGCATTAGATGCACTAACTCGTGGCAAATTGCAGCGCCAGGTATTGGATATTTGGGAAAATAATCGTCAAGCAGTAATGATGATTACCCACGATGTAGACGAAGCAATTTATATGTCTGATCGCATCGTCTTGATGACCAATGGCCCATCTGCTAGTATCGGGGAGATTTTAGAAGTTCCTTTTGATCATCCACGCGATCGCGCCACCATGCGAAACTCAAAAGAGTATTTTGAACTCCGCAACCATGCCCTAAATTTCCTGGATCGATATTTTGCCCAAGACGAGTAA
- a CDS encoding universal stress protein, with amino-acid sequence MLARLQSATGRDDLIEQMVLVPEPKKPFSEKLQSSKAVNLIVAYDASPNSHTALDIAFWIAHQTRLATNAEVTVQAVYVIEDNQSSQYSNILSFPTQQFPLECQVSEVSKSVTQVLTQPKLQTVVTPLQQADIILWQARSLAEEWQGSFKSHLRFGCISTELSKVVESEAADILFLGCNSVNHPMIEALGSNFPCAVLGIPSSIDE; translated from the coding sequence ATGTTAGCACGTCTGCAAAGTGCCACAGGTCGAGATGACTTAATTGAACAAATGGTACTCGTGCCAGAACCAAAAAAACCTTTTTCTGAAAAACTTCAAAGCTCAAAAGCAGTTAACTTAATTGTTGCTTATGACGCATCTCCCAACAGTCATACAGCACTAGATATTGCTTTTTGGATTGCCCATCAAACGCGTTTAGCCACTAATGCAGAAGTTACAGTTCAAGCTGTTTATGTGATAGAAGATAATCAAAGTAGTCAATATTCAAATATCTTGAGTTTTCCAACACAACAGTTTCCGTTGGAATGTCAAGTTAGTGAAGTATCAAAATCTGTCACACAGGTATTAACTCAACCCAAATTACAGACTGTGGTAACTCCCCTGCAACAAGCAGATATAATTCTCTGGCAAGCGCGAAGTTTAGCTGAAGAATGGCAGGGTTCCTTTAAATCTCATTTGCGGTTTGGCTGCATTTCTACAGAACTTAGCAAAGTTGTTGAATCAGAAGCGGCTGATATTCTGTTTCTAGGTTGCAACTCTGTCAATCATCCGATGATTGAGGCTCTAGGTTCTAATTTCCCCTGTGCCGTTTTGGGTATTCCCAGTAGTATTGATGAATAA